Proteins from one Arcobacter sp. F155 genomic window:
- the nuoL gene encoding NADH-quinone oxidoreductase subunit L, whose amino-acid sequence MDTSLLVWIIIAPLVGAILNGGLYFYHVKRKPVSETLFSIIGTGTPLIAFLITLSLFLDMVDGGVTFKQELFTWVNIGDLNITMAFLGDNLAIFMSMFVTFVGWLIHIYAIGYMTGDKGFGKFFAYFNLFLASMLILVLADNPVILFIGWEGVGVCSYLLIAFYYGDKENVIAGNKAFIANRVGDFGFLLGIVTLFFALGQVDLSFSSLEANIANASPELLALSGFLLFVGAMGKSAQVPLYVWLPDAMAGPTPISALIHAATMVTAGVYMVARFHFLYAGVEEIGIFIAYIGAFSALLAAVIATRQQDIKKILAYSTMSQLGYMFIAVGLGFYSSGLFHVFTHAFFKAMLFMGAGGIIIALHHEQNIFKIAQHRAQLPIIKFTFLIGVIAIAGIPPFSGFFSKDAILAAAFQEGEYLIWGIGMFTAFLTAFYMFRLYFVIFVAPNKETVPYVYTSKTITFPLLVLAVGAVFAGFLNFPAIFGGSHLVDTWLAQTNSIKIHMSHTTEYILMAASILVAATGIFVAYKKYANFDVYKPEDEKGIIANKFYVDEFYDLVFVQFSKKISSFIDKILDSKIIDGFIMSTCEQFVQFGKKVATIQNANVRFYAAFMLVGMSAVFIYLYISLGL is encoded by the coding sequence ATGGATACTTCACTGTTAGTTTGGATTATTATTGCTCCATTAGTTGGTGCAATCTTAAATGGTGGATTATATTTTTACCATGTAAAAAGAAAGCCAGTATCTGAAACACTATTTTCAATTATTGGTACAGGTACTCCACTAATTGCATTTTTAATTACACTAAGTCTATTCTTAGATATGGTAGATGGTGGTGTAACATTTAAGCAAGAATTATTTACTTGGGTAAATATTGGTGATTTAAATATTACTATGGCATTCTTAGGTGACAACCTAGCTATCTTTATGTCAATGTTTGTAACTTTTGTTGGATGGTTAATTCACATTTATGCAATTGGTTATATGACAGGAGATAAAGGTTTTGGTAAATTCTTTGCTTATTTCAACCTTTTCTTGGCATCGATGTTAATCTTAGTACTTGCAGATAACCCAGTAATTCTTTTCATTGGATGGGAAGGTGTTGGAGTTTGTTCATACTTACTAATTGCATTCTACTATGGTGATAAAGAAAATGTTATTGCTGGTAATAAAGCATTTATTGCAAATAGAGTTGGTGACTTTGGATTCTTATTAGGTATCGTTACTTTATTCTTTGCACTTGGACAAGTAGATTTAAGCTTCTCTTCACTTGAAGCTAACATTGCAAATGCTTCACCTGAATTATTAGCATTATCTGGTTTCTTATTATTTGTTGGTGCTATGGGTAAATCAGCACAGGTTCCATTATATGTATGGCTTCCAGATGCGATGGCAGGACCAACACCAATTTCAGCACTTATTCACGCAGCTACAATGGTAACAGCTGGTGTATATATGGTTGCAAGATTCCACTTCTTATATGCAGGAGTTGAAGAGATTGGTATCTTTATTGCTTATATTGGTGCATTCTCTGCATTACTTGCAGCAGTTATTGCAACAAGACAACAGGATATTAAAAAGATTCTTGCATACTCAACTATGTCTCAATTAGGATATATGTTTATTGCAGTTGGTTTAGGTTTCTATAGTTCAGGACTATTCCATGTATTTACACACGCATTCTTTAAGGCTATGTTATTCATGGGTGCTGGTGGTATTATTATTGCCTTACACCACGAACAAAATATCTTTAAAATTGCACAACATAGAGCACAACTTCCGATTATTAAGTTTACATTCTTAATTGGTGTTATTGCTATTGCTGGTATCCCACCATTTTCAGGTTTCTTCTCTAAAGATGCAATTTTAGCTGCAGCTTTCCAAGAGGGTGAATACTTAATTTGGGGAATTGGAATGTTTACTGCATTCTTAACAGCATTCTATATGTTTAGACTTTACTTTGTTATATTTGTTGCACCAAATAAAGAAACAGTTCCTTATGTTTACACATCAAAAACAATTACTTTCCCTCTATTAGTTTTAGCAGTTGGAGCAGTATTTGCAGGGTTCTTAAACTTCCCAGCTATTTTTGGTGGTTCACATTTAGTTGATACTTGGTTAGCACAAACTAACTCTATAAAAATTCATATGTCTCATACAACTGAGTACATTTTAATGGCTGCATCTATTTTAGTAGCAGCGACAGGTATTTTTGTTGCATACAAAAAATACGCAAACTTTGATGTTTACAAACCAGAAGATGAAAAAGGTATTATTGCTAACAAATTCTATGTAGATGAATTCTATGACTTAGTATTTGTTCAATTCTCTAAAAAAATATCATCTTTCATTGATAAAATCTTAGATTCTAAAATCATTGATGGATTTATCATGTCAACTTGTGAACAATTTGTTCAGTTTGGTAAAAAAGTTGCAACTATTCAAAATGCTAATGTAAGATTTTATGCTGCGTTCATGCTTGTAGGTATGAGTGCTGTGTTTATCTATTTATATATTTCTTTAGGATTGTAA
- the nuoK gene encoding NADH-quinone oxidoreductase subunit NuoK, with translation MISLTSYAFVSMILFSIGVIGVIARRNIFVIYMSIELMLNGIALFLITFARYHFNMDPQIITVMVISIAAAEAAIFLSVIILLFRTKKSLDTDIFTTLTQGEKS, from the coding sequence ATGATTAGTTTAACATCTTATGCTTTTGTCTCTATGATTCTTTTTTCTATTGGTGTTATAGGTGTAATTGCTAGAAGAAATATCTTTGTTATTTATATGTCAATAGAACTTATGTTAAATGGAATTGCACTTTTCCTTATAACATTTGCAAGATATCATTTTAATATGGACCCACAAATTATTACAGTTATGGTTATCTCAATTGCAGCAGCAGAAGCAGCAATTTTCTTATCTGTAATCATTTTATTATTTAGAACTAAAAAGTCTCTAGATACTGATATCTTTACAACACTAACACAAGGAGAGAAGTCATGA
- a CDS encoding NADH-quinone oxidoreductase subunit J — protein sequence MSDLIFVALSIFAVLGAVMMLFFRKPMYSALGLLISILAVAGLFALLNATFLFMVQIIVYAGAIMTLILFLLMFLNIKDEHLPKEPKKYLLIGIGAAIMIPFNVVILKAVSKLPEADMNIVADSTFGDIKPIGQLLYNDWILAFELISILLLVALVGSIVLAKRKKSNKENA from the coding sequence ATGAGTGATTTAATATTTGTAGCACTTAGTATTTTTGCTGTACTTGGTGCAGTAATGATGCTTTTTTTTAGAAAACCAATGTACTCAGCACTTGGACTATTAATTTCTATTTTAGCTGTAGCTGGTCTGTTTGCACTATTAAATGCAACATTCTTGTTTATGGTACAAATTATTGTTTATGCTGGTGCAATTATGACACTGATTCTATTCTTACTTATGTTTCTTAATATTAAAGATGAGCATCTTCCAAAAGAGCCTAAGAAGTATCTTTTAATAGGAATTGGTGCAGCAATAATGATTCCTTTTAATGTAGTTATTTTAAAAGCAGTATCAAAGCTTCCTGAAGCTGATATGAATATTGTTGCTGATAGTACTTTTGGTGATATTAAACCAATTGGACAACTTTTATATAATGATTGGATTTTAGCATTCGAATTGATTTCAATTCTTCTATTAGTTGCGCTTGTTGGTTCAATTGTTTTAGCAAAAAGAAAAAAATCGAATAAGGAGAATGCATGA
- a CDS encoding NADH-quinone oxidoreductase subunit I: MGIKIVERHGKSLKDRLYIPAIMGGMKTTFRHFKENLSDVSNLKTMQYPEVQPDDITDRYRGVHRLTKWADESEKCVACYMCATACPAQCIFIDAEERFDGVAEKRPKEFKIDLLECVYCGYCVEACPCDAIRMDTGIFSFTGDKREDFVVDKNYLMSNERSKDFDDE, encoded by the coding sequence ATGGGAATTAAAATTGTAGAAAGACACGGAAAGTCTCTAAAAGATAGATTATATATCCCAGCTATTATGGGTGGTATGAAGACTACTTTTAGACACTTTAAAGAAAATTTGAGCGATGTTTCAAATCTTAAAACAATGCAGTACCCTGAAGTTCAACCTGATGATATCACTGATAGATACAGAGGAGTTCATAGGCTAACTAAATGGGCTGACGAAAGTGAAAAATGCGTTGCTTGTTATATGTGTGCTACTGCTTGTCCTGCTCAATGTATTTTTATTGATGCAGAAGAAAGATTTGACGGTGTTGCAGAAAAAAGACCAAAAGAGTTCAAAATTGACCTTCTTGAGTGTGTATACTGTGGATATTGTGTAGAAGCTTGTCCTTGTGATGCTATTAGAATGGATACTGGAATCTTTAGTTTTACAGGTGATAAAAGAGAAGATTTCGTTGTTGATAAAAACTACCTAATGAGCAATGAAAGATCAAAGGATTTTGATGATGAGTGA
- a CDS encoding complex I subunit 1 family protein, which yields MSTAAIVIIIVNILLAKILSVGTTPIMVWWERRVAGFIQDRTGPNRCDIGGIRLGGLIQAIADMLKLVFKEDFTPSHIKEKFLYTIAPALVFICSFLTMAVIPFADNLVIDGESFMMQAIPTQLGIMWFLAFAGLSVFGIILGGYSSQNKYGLLGGIRASAQVISYEAAMGLSIISVLLTYGSINLNDMVQAQGGTIFGVIPAWGIFMQPLAALIFIVTAFAETNRTPFDIAEGESEIVAGYHTEYSAMRFGLFQVGEYAAMSASSAIIVTLFLGGYHIPWMDTATIQSNINYVILAIVILLPIKAYLFAKWMNKNYDWLDANDKRHREKNILIRGFWLIAIVISAVLIMFLVTGLGENGVNIATAVIQIGTFVVKFLLMNLVFIWIRWTLLRFRYDQLQMLGWKVLIPLAILNIVITATFIVVTGS from the coding sequence ATGAGTACAGCTGCAATAGTAATTATTATAGTAAACATTCTTCTTGCTAAAATCCTTTCAGTTGGAACAACTCCAATTATGGTTTGGTGGGAAAGAAGAGTTGCTGGTTTTATTCAAGATAGAACAGGACCAAACAGATGTGATATTGGTGGAATTAGACTTGGTGGTCTAATTCAAGCAATCGCAGATATGCTAAAACTTGTATTTAAAGAGGATTTTACTCCTTCACATATTAAGGAAAAATTCCTTTATACAATTGCACCAGCTCTTGTATTTATCTGTTCATTTTTAACAATGGCAGTTATTCCTTTCGCTGATAACTTAGTTATTGATGGTGAAAGTTTTATGATGCAAGCTATTCCAACTCAACTTGGAATTATGTGGTTCTTAGCATTTGCTGGATTATCTGTATTTGGTATTATCTTAGGTGGATATTCTTCTCAAAATAAATATGGTTTATTAGGTGGTATTAGAGCTTCTGCACAAGTTATTTCTTATGAAGCAGCAATGGGATTATCTATTATTTCTGTTTTATTAACATATGGTTCTATTAACTTAAATGATATGGTACAAGCTCAAGGTGGAACAATCTTTGGTGTTATTCCAGCATGGGGTATCTTTATGCAACCACTTGCAGCTTTAATCTTTATTGTTACTGCATTTGCTGAAACAAATAGAACACCTTTTGATATCGCTGAAGGTGAGTCTGAGATTGTTGCTGGTTATCATACTGAGTATTCTGCTATGAGATTTGGTCTTTTCCAAGTTGGTGAATATGCTGCAATGTCTGCATCGTCTGCAATTATTGTAACTTTATTCCTAGGTGGGTATCACATTCCATGGATGGATACAGCAACTATTCAAAGTAACATCAACTATGTAATTTTAGCTATCGTTATTTTATTACCAATCAAAGCATACCTTTTTGCTAAATGGATGAACAAAAACTATGATTGGTTAGATGCTAATGACAAAAGACATAGAGAAAAGAATATTTTAATTAGAGGATTCTGGTTAATTGCAATTGTTATCTCTGCTGTTTTAATTATGTTCTTAGTTACAGGACTTGGTGAAAATGGTGTAAATATTGCAACTGCTGTTATCCAAATTGGTACATTTGTAGTTAAATTCTTACTTATGAACTTAGTATTCATCTGGATTAGATGGACTCTATTAAGATTTAGATATGACCAATTACAAATGTTAGGATGGAAAGTTCTTATTCCATTAGCGATATTAAATATTGTAATTACAGCAACATTTATTGTTGTGACAGGAAGTTAA
- a CDS encoding 2Fe-2S iron-sulfur cluster-binding protein, translating into MSELVKFSVNGDEIEAEKGSLLIDTLLDRDIHIPHFCYHQALGKDGNCRMCMVEIEGQKRPQIACDTPVKEGMIVRTKGENIEKVRRDILELELINHPIDCPTCDQAGECKLQDYYMESGFYESRVNVNQKVTARKRVDLGANVMLDQERCVLCTRCVRFCSEITGTNELGVISRADHSVIGTFPGKPLSNPYAMNVVDICPVGALTSKDFRFKQRVWFMESFDAICNGCSMGCNIHVDHRKEKYKDDQIFRFRPRVNRDVNGWFICDEGRLSYKNEEENRFTTPLVDSTETEFSNTITKVYKTLTEKKDILFVLDPSLSLEEMQNTIKLAQAVKGEITGYSPQYIDESFGDDYLRKSDRSPNRASFKELNIIETEEDFKNKIAKAKTVIVLNNNYFDQNLELLEGKTVISCFSHNCLTISKSEVAIPISSFYEKSGTYINFEGKKQKVISKLKKDNPMESVSSIIEHIKSMVEKGSL; encoded by the coding sequence ATGAGTGAATTAGTTAAATTTTCAGTAAATGGGGATGAGATTGAGGCAGAAAAAGGGAGTCTTTTAATAGACACTCTTTTAGACCGAGATATCCATATTCCTCATTTTTGTTACCATCAAGCCCTAGGTAAAGATGGTAACTGTAGAATGTGTATGGTAGAAATTGAAGGTCAAAAAAGACCTCAAATTGCGTGTGATACTCCAGTTAAAGAAGGTATGATTGTAAGAACAAAAGGTGAGAATATTGAAAAAGTAAGAAGAGATATTCTAGAGCTTGAACTTATCAATCACCCAATTGACTGCCCTACATGTGACCAAGCAGGTGAATGTAAACTGCAAGATTATTACATGGAATCTGGTTTCTATGAATCAAGAGTTAATGTAAATCAAAAAGTAACAGCAAGAAAAAGAGTAGATCTAGGCGCTAACGTAATGTTAGACCAAGAAAGATGTGTTCTTTGTACAAGATGTGTAAGATTCTGTTCAGAAATCACAGGTACAAATGAGCTTGGTGTTATTTCTAGAGCAGACCACTCTGTAATTGGTACATTCCCAGGAAAACCACTTAGCAATCCATATGCAATGAATGTTGTTGATATTTGTCCTGTTGGTGCACTTACATCTAAAGACTTTAGATTTAAACAAAGAGTTTGGTTTATGGAATCTTTTGATGCTATTTGTAATGGTTGTTCAATGGGTTGTAATATCCACGTTGACCATAGAAAAGAGAAATATAAAGATGACCAAATCTTTAGATTTAGACCAAGAGTAAATAGAGATGTAAACGGTTGGTTCATTTGTGATGAAGGTAGACTTTCATATAAAAATGAAGAAGAAAACAGATTTACTACTCCATTAGTTGACTCAACAGAAACAGAATTTAGTAATACAATTACTAAAGTATATAAAACTTTAACAGAGAAAAAAGATATTCTTTTTGTATTAGACCCATCACTTTCTTTAGAAGAGATGCAAAATACTATTAAGCTAGCTCAAGCTGTAAAAGGTGAAATTACTGGTTATTCACCACAGTATATTGATGAATCATTTGGTGATGATTACTTAAGAAAAAGTGATAGAAGTCCAAACAGAGCATCTTTTAAAGAATTAAATATTATTGAAACAGAAGAAGACTTCAAAAATAAAATTGCAAAAGCTAAAACAGTAATTGTATTAAATAACAATTACTTCGATCAAAACTTAGAGTTATTAGAAGGTAAAACTGTAATTAGTTGTTTCTCACACAACTGTTTAACAATTTCAAAATCTGAAGTTGCTATTCCTATTTCATCATTCTATGAAAAAAGTGGTACTTATATTAACTTTGAAGGTAAAAAACAAAAAGTTATTTCTAAACTTAAAAAAGATAACCCAATGGAATCAGTATCTTCAATTATTGAACATATTAAATCTATGGTTGAAAAAGGTAGCCTATGA
- a CDS encoding citrate synthase, which translates to MAKNTFTLTDNRNGKSYEYDVLSGTRGPDVLDIRSFYKDSGMFTYDPGYTSTASCESKITFIDGENSELRYRGYPIQELAGKKSYLDVCHLLMMGRLPNEEESKDFDLEIRHRSFLNEGIIRLFDALPDGAHPMATMGAATMALSAFYKDHLHLEDEEQFKTMRRRILAKMPTIAAMAYRNSIGTPLIYPDVNKYFTENFLYMLRAYPGGSMKYLGDGKNDEIKQVEVDALDAILTLHADHEQNASTTTVRNVGSTEAHPYVAIASGISALWGSAHGGANEKVMDQLRLIGDVKNVPTYIAKAKDRNDPFRLMGFGHRVYKNRDPRAETLKGLQDQLRVELNLDSKLLDVAAAVEEAALNDDYFKDRGLYPNIDFYSGVILTALKIPVEMFTPIFVIGRIPGWISQWSELKQDPTAKIARPRQLYTGK; encoded by the coding sequence ATGGCAAAGAATACTTTTACACTAACGGATAACAGAAATGGTAAATCTTATGAGTATGATGTTTTAAGTGGTACAAGAGGACCAGATGTATTAGATATTAGATCTTTTTATAAAGATTCTGGAATGTTCACTTATGACCCAGGATATACTTCAACTGCATCTTGTGAATCAAAAATCACATTCATTGATGGTGAAAACTCTGAGTTAAGATATAGAGGTTACCCTATTCAAGAACTTGCTGGTAAAAAATCTTACCTAGATGTTTGTCACCTTCTTATGATGGGAAGACTTCCAAATGAAGAAGAGTCAAAAGATTTTGATTTAGAAATCAGACATAGATCTTTCTTAAATGAAGGTATTATTAGATTATTTGATGCATTACCAGATGGAGCTCACCCAATGGCAACTATGGGTGCTGCAACTATGGCATTATCAGCATTCTATAAAGATCACTTACACTTAGAAGATGAAGAACAATTCAAAACTATGAGAAGAAGAATCCTAGCTAAAATGCCTACTATTGCAGCTATGGCTTATAGAAACTCAATTGGTACTCCACTAATTTATCCAGATGTAAATAAATACTTTACTGAAAACTTCTTATATATGTTAAGAGCTTATCCAGGTGGAAGTATGAAATACTTAGGTGATGGTAAAAATGATGAAATCAAGCAAGTTGAAGTAGATGCTTTAGATGCTATCTTAACTTTACATGCTGACCACGAACAAAATGCTTCAACTACAACAGTTAGAAACGTTGGTTCAACTGAAGCTCACCCTTATGTTGCAATCGCTTCTGGTATCTCTGCATTATGGGGTTCTGCTCACGGTGGAGCAAATGAAAAAGTTATGGATCAATTAAGATTAATTGGTGATGTTAAAAATGTACCAACTTATATTGCAAAAGCTAAAGATAGAAACGACCCATTCAGATTAATGGGATTCGGACATAGAGTTTATAAAAACAGAGACCCAAGAGCTGAAACATTAAAAGGTTTACAAGATCAATTAAGAGTAGAGTTAAACTTAGACTCTAAATTATTAGATGTAGCTGCAGCAGTTGAAGAAGCAGCATTAAATGATGATTACTTCAAAGATAGAGGATTATATCCAAACATTGACTTCTACTCAGGTGTTATTTTAACAGCACTTAAAATTCCTGTAGAGATGTTTACTCCTATTTTTGTTATCGGAAGAATTCCAGGATGGATTTCTCAATGGTCTGAATTAAAGCAAGATCCAACAGCTAAAATTGCTAGACCAAGACAGCTATATACAGGTAAGTAA
- the nuoF gene encoding NADH-quinone oxidoreductase subunit NuoF translates to MAVELVKIVSKNFDIPDSHKLEVALKNGRYESIDKAFSMQPDEITEEVCKSGLRGKGGGGAACGPKWKLMPPIDERPRYLIVNGDESEPGTFKDRQIFQYDPHLLIEGIICSSYAIGAHDAYIYIRGEYKWFIDRLNAAIEEAYEAGIIGEKVMNKYDYRIDITVHRGGGAYICGEKSALIESIEGKRGHPRLKPHGKECEWFYGMPATVNNVETISSVPNIVLNGYESYTKWGTERAPGTMLFAMSGPVKNPGVYELQYGEKMIDVINDIGGGMQDGLKLKALIPGGASCPILTAEEVEKAYLDYESMWDIGSTLGTGGMMIIPEGTSMVEVAKNLIEFYHHESCGQCTPCREGTGWIDKTIKKILEGNGTDADLDTIIDVCGTMNGKTICVFAPAVKDIIQSIVEKYRHEFVEYFKS, encoded by the coding sequence ATGGCAGTTGAATTAGTAAAAATTGTTAGTAAAAACTTTGACATTCCAGATTCTCATAAACTTGAAGTAGCTTTAAAAAATGGAAGATACGAATCTATTGATAAAGCATTTTCTATGCAACCAGATGAGATTACAGAAGAAGTTTGTAAATCAGGGTTAAGAGGAAAAGGTGGTGGTGGTGCCGCTTGTGGTCCTAAATGGAAACTTATGCCACCTATTGATGAAAGACCAAGATACTTAATTGTTAATGGTGATGAGTCTGAACCTGGAACATTTAAAGATAGACAAATTTTCCAATATGACCCACATTTATTAATTGAGGGAATTATTTGTTCATCATACGCAATTGGTGCACATGATGCATATATTTATATCAGAGGTGAATATAAATGGTTCATCGATAGATTAAATGCAGCAATTGAAGAAGCATATGAAGCTGGAATCATTGGTGAAAAAGTAATGAACAAATACGATTATAGAATCGACATTACTGTTCACAGAGGTGGTGGAGCTTATATTTGTGGTGAAAAATCTGCTTTAATTGAATCAATTGAAGGTAAAAGAGGTCACCCAAGACTTAAACCACATGGTAAAGAGTGTGAATGGTTCTATGGAATGCCTGCAACAGTAAACAATGTTGAAACAATTTCATCTGTTCCAAATATTGTATTAAATGGTTATGAATCATATACAAAATGGGGAACAGAAAGAGCACCAGGAACAATGCTTTTTGCTATGAGTGGTCCTGTTAAAAACCCAGGAGTTTATGAACTTCAATATGGTGAAAAGATGATCGATGTAATTAATGACATCGGTGGTGGTATGCAAGATGGATTAAAATTAAAAGCTTTAATTCCAGGTGGTGCTTCATGTCCAATTTTAACTGCTGAAGAAGTAGAAAAAGCATATTTAGATTATGAATCTATGTGGGACATTGGTTCAACACTTGGTACTGGTGGAATGATGATTATTCCAGAAGGTACATCAATGGTTGAAGTTGCAAAAAACTTAATTGAGTTCTATCACCACGAGTCTTGTGGACAATGTACTCCTTGTAGAGAGGGAACTGGTTGGATTGATAAAACTATTAAGAAGATTTTAGAAGGTAATGGTACAGATGCAGATCTAGATACTATTATTGATGTTTGTGGAACAATGAATGGAAAAACTATTTGTGTATTTGCACCAGCAGTTAAAGATATTATCCAAAGCATTGTTGAAAAATATAGACACGAATTCGTTGAATACTTTAAAAGCTAA
- the nuoE gene encoding NAD(P)H-dependent oxidoreductase subunit E, translating into MSKFKYTEANEKEFARIAKKYPKIDAMMLPALWLVQEQEGWVSPDAMIFVADKLGKTPIEVYEFATFYTMFNLKPIGTYHIELCKTLSCMVMGAPELKKFVKDTLGIGPGETSEDGKFHFSEVECQGACGGAPMIALNNQYHEHMSVDKLKKIIEECK; encoded by the coding sequence ATGAGCAAATTTAAATATACAGAAGCAAACGAAAAAGAGTTTGCAAGAATTGCTAAAAAGTATCCAAAAATTGATGCAATGATGTTACCTGCTTTATGGCTTGTTCAAGAGCAAGAAGGTTGGGTAAGTCCTGATGCAATGATTTTTGTAGCAGATAAGTTAGGGAAAACTCCAATTGAAGTTTATGAGTTTGCAACATTCTATACAATGTTCAACTTAAAACCAATTGGTACATACCATATTGAGTTATGTAAAACTCTATCTTGTATGGTAATGGGTGCACCTGAACTTAAAAAGTTTGTAAAAGATACTTTAGGTATTGGTCCAGGTGAAACTAGTGAAGATGGTAAATTCCACTTCTCAGAAGTTGAATGTCAAGGAGCTTGTGGTGGTGCACCAATGATTGCATTAAATAATCAGTACCACGAACACATGTCTGTTGACAAACTTAAGAAGATTATTGAGGAGTGTAAGTAA
- a CDS encoding NADH-quinone oxidoreductase subunit D, with the protein MLKTDMLIDAQDIKSTITRLKNEEDFTLLLDITAVDYLEYPDVTPSRFAVIYVLRTSNFKKQISIKSYVDDNTLEVDSITDLYYAADWGERETFDQYGIRFKGHPNLKRVLNHHQFVGHPLRKDYEITKGQICTETEDLMDEMLPLLKRKGYSEADMEDLMMLNVGPSHPASHGTIRNFVAMEGETIGACVTEIGYLHRGFEKSCETHNYSQIIPYTDRLNYCSAILNNIGYSKAVEDMLGIDITPRAKMIRVIIGELSRITDHIVCNAANMVDLGGLTNFWYIFAPRDKAYDILSKLTGARLTNSYTRIGGLEFDLYDGFAEDLDAVIKDIEKAIEDSLSLIEHNRIFHDRTQDVGVIDQEFAINAGITGPNLRATGVAFDLRKDAPYYGYENFDFDVVVGSHGDVYDRIMVKFEEMRQSIRIIKQAMKELPDGPLNVDHQGIILPDKKDVYGNIEGLMNQFKLTFEGIKVPKGEYYGYTEGANGELGFYIVSDGSGNPYKVKCRPPCYYSLGAYARIVEGNMLADAVVTMASMNFIAGEFDR; encoded by the coding sequence ATGCTTAAAACTGATATGCTTATTGATGCACAAGATATTAAATCAACAATTACTAGACTAAAAAATGAAGAAGATTTTACTCTTCTTTTAGATATTACTGCAGTTGACTACTTAGAGTATCCAGATGTTACTCCATCTAGATTTGCAGTTATTTATGTTTTAAGAACTAGTAACTTTAAAAAACAAATTTCTATTAAATCATATGTAGATGATAATACTTTAGAAGTTGATTCAATTACTGATTTATACTACGCAGCAGACTGGGGAGAAAGAGAAACTTTTGACCAATATGGTATTAGATTCAAAGGTCACCCAAATTTAAAAAGAGTTTTAAATCACCACCAATTTGTTGGACATCCTTTAAGAAAAGATTATGAAATCACTAAAGGTCAAATTTGTACTGAAACTGAAGACTTAATGGATGAAATGCTTCCTCTATTAAAAAGAAAAGGTTACAGTGAAGCTGATATGGAAGATCTAATGATGCTAAACGTTGGACCTTCTCACCCTGCTTCTCACGGTACAATTAGAAACTTCGTTGCAATGGAAGGTGAAACAATTGGAGCTTGTGTAACTGAAATTGGTTACTTACACAGAGGTTTTGAAAAATCTTGTGAAACTCACAACTACTCTCAAATCATTCCTTATACTGATAGACTTAACTACTGTTCAGCAATTTTAAATAACATTGGTTATTCAAAAGCTGTTGAAGATATGTTAGGAATTGATATTACTCCAAGAGCAAAGATGATTAGAGTTATCATTGGTGAGCTTTCAAGAATTACTGACCACATTGTTTGTAATGCTGCAAACATGGTTGACCTTGGTGGACTTACAAACTTCTGGTATATCTTCGCACCAAGAGATAAAGCTTATGATATTTTATCAAAACTTACTGGTGCAAGATTAACTAACTCTTATACTAGAATTGGTGGTTTAGAGTTTGATCTTTATGATGGATTTGCTGAAGATTTAGATGCAGTTATCAAAGATATTGAAAAAGCAATTGAAGACTCTTTATCTTTAATTGAACATAACAGAATTTTCCATGATAGAACACAAGATGTTGGTGTAATTGACCAAGAGTTTGCTATTAATGCTGGGATTACTGGTCCTAACTTAAGAGCTACTGGTGTTGCATTCGACTTAAGAAAAGATGCTCCTTATTATGGATATGAAAACTTTGACTTTGATGTTGTTGTAGGTTCTCATGGAGATGTTTATGACAGAATAATGGTTAAGTTTGAAGAGATGAGACAATCAATTAGAATCATTAAACAAGCAATGAAAGAGCTTCCAGATGGACCACTTAATGTTGACCATCAAGGAATTATTCTTCCAGATAAAAAAGATGTTTATGGAAATATTGAAGGTTTAATGAACCAATTTAAATTAACATTTGAAGGTATTAAAGTTCCTAAAGGTGAATACTACGGTTACACTGAAGGTGCAAATGGTGAATTAGGATTCTACATCGTAAGTGATGGTTCTGGTAATCCATACAAAGTTAAATGTAGACCACCTTGTTACTACTCTTTAGGTGCTTATGCAAGAATTGTAGAAGGTAATATGTTAGCTGATGCTGTTGTAACAATGGCTAGTATGAACTTTATTGCAGGGGAGTTTGATAGATAA